A region from the Rufibacter sp. DG15C genome encodes:
- a CDS encoding homogentisate 1,2-dioxygenase, whose translation MAYYHKLGTFPHKRHTQFRQPDGSLYHEQLVGTLGFSGVSSLLYHKNPPTKITRIDEPVPYAPTKSNVPLAPYHLRPFKGESTGQDYLSARKTVLMNNDCVISICLPVEREMTYFYKNALADEIVFIHEGSGELLSQMGRLEVRAGDYVVIPRTIIHQWKWNEGPVRLLITESFSPVETVRRYRNHFGQLLEHSPYCERDIRAPHELIQDDAPGDYLVQIKKEGFLHQYHYGFSPLDVVGWDGYFYPYALSIHDFEPITGRIHQPPPVHQTFETQGFVVCSFVPRLFDYHPLAIPAPYNHSNVDSDEILYYVEGNFMSRKGVDIGSFTIHPSGLPHGPHPGTVEASIGKKETHELAVMIDTFKPLYLTNEALELLDQNYPMSWNPDVAPAAPRPADMMD comes from the coding sequence ATGGCATATTATCATAAGCTAGGCACCTTCCCGCATAAACGGCACACGCAGTTCAGGCAGCCCGACGGCAGTCTGTACCATGAGCAGTTGGTGGGTACCCTGGGCTTCAGTGGGGTTTCTTCCTTGCTGTACCACAAGAACCCGCCTACCAAGATTACGCGCATAGATGAACCGGTGCCGTACGCGCCAACCAAGTCCAATGTGCCGCTGGCGCCCTACCATTTGCGTCCCTTCAAAGGCGAATCTACGGGCCAGGACTATTTGAGCGCGCGCAAGACGGTCTTGATGAACAATGACTGCGTGATCTCTATCTGCTTGCCGGTGGAGCGCGAGATGACGTATTTCTACAAGAATGCGCTGGCAGATGAGATTGTGTTTATCCATGAGGGCTCGGGTGAGTTGCTGTCCCAGATGGGCCGCCTGGAGGTACGGGCTGGTGACTACGTAGTCATTCCCAGAACCATCATCCACCAATGGAAGTGGAACGAAGGCCCCGTACGCCTACTCATCACCGAGAGCTTCAGTCCGGTAGAGACGGTGCGCCGCTATAGAAACCACTTCGGGCAGTTGCTGGAACATTCACCGTACTGTGAGCGTGACATTAGAGCGCCGCATGAACTTATCCAGGATGATGCTCCCGGCGATTATCTGGTACAGATCAAAAAGGAAGGCTTCCTGCATCAGTACCATTATGGCTTCTCACCGCTGGATGTGGTGGGCTGGGACGGCTACTTCTATCCGTACGCGTTGTCCATCCATGACTTTGAGCCCATTACCGGCCGCATTCACCAGCCGCCTCCCGTGCACCAGACCTTTGAGACGCAGGGATTTGTGGTGTGCTCCTTCGTGCCGCGTTTGTTTGACTATCATCCATTGGCCATTCCGGCGCCTTACAACCACTCCAACGTAGATTCAGACGAAATCCTGTACTACGTAGAAGGCAACTTCATGAGCCGCAAGGGCGTGGACATCGGGTCGTTTACCATCCACCCAAGCGGCCTGCCGCACGGTCCGCACCCGGGTACGGTAGAGGCCAGCATTGGCAAGAAAGAGACGCATGAACTGGCCGTCATGATTGACACCTTTAAGCCGCTCTATTTAACCAACGAGGCCTTAGAGTTGCTGGACCAGAACTACCCCATGAGCTGGAACCCAGACGTAGCCCCTGCCGCCCCCAGACCCGCAGATATGATGGATTAG
- a CDS encoding toxin-antitoxin system YwqK family antitoxin, whose amino-acid sequence MKEFVNIRTVNKWLVLLLMTLFCTSCSNREGYVQYEYYPNGEIKAQTEILNGEWHGKRVRFYPSGKVETISYFKDGLNEGEMIDYYEHGQVAGRIMYKNNLLQGPAKYYYPNGKLEVEAQYKNDIAVGWVKFYREDGSLTAMDHHVVNLYEPNGRKELSQVIKFDELGRIMKDSSYYVSVSSNCNEVRLNDTCFLTVTLEKPKLKQSMQLLIGGYDEFFKLVDPSQQDTIKGKNFKATYRFVAKEKGLNVIRGRVDDFEQEYFKNTDTVAVRRERRLCFSKTIIVR is encoded by the coding sequence GTGAAAGAATTTGTAAATATCCGGACAGTGAATAAGTGGCTTGTTTTACTACTCATGACACTATTTTGCACATCATGCTCAAATAGGGAAGGATATGTGCAGTATGAGTATTATCCAAATGGAGAAATAAAGGCCCAAACAGAAATCCTTAATGGAGAATGGCACGGTAAACGAGTGCGTTTTTATCCTAGTGGCAAAGTGGAGACTATCTCCTACTTTAAAGACGGGCTAAATGAAGGGGAAATGATAGACTATTATGAACATGGGCAAGTTGCGGGTAGGATTATGTATAAGAATAACCTTCTTCAAGGGCCTGCAAAGTATTATTACCCCAATGGTAAATTAGAGGTTGAGGCTCAATATAAAAACGATATAGCAGTTGGGTGGGTAAAGTTCTATAGGGAAGATGGAAGTCTTACGGCAATGGATCACCATGTTGTTAATCTGTATGAGCCAAATGGCAGAAAGGAATTAAGTCAAGTTATCAAATTTGATGAGCTTGGGAGAATTATGAAGGACAGTAGTTATTATGTTAGTGTGAGTAGTAACTGTAATGAGGTTAGATTGAATGACACTTGCTTTCTCACGGTTACATTAGAAAAACCTAAGCTTAAACAAAGTATGCAGTTATTGATAGGTGGTTATGATGAGTTCTTTAAACTAGTTGACCCAAGCCAACAAGACACGATAAAAGGAAAGAATTTTAAAGCAACGTATAGATTTGTTGCCAAGGAGAAAGGGTTAAATGTTATCAGGGGACGAGTTGATGACTTTGAGCAAGAGTATTTTAAAAACACTGATACAGTAGCCGTTAGGCGTGAACGTAGGTTATGCTTCTCTAAAACAATTATAGTCCGGTAA
- the hemN gene encoding oxygen-independent coproporphyrinogen III oxidase, translating into MASASLLKKYNVPVPRYTSYPTVPFWGDQLPATQDWQEVLLQTFKATNQQEGISLYVHLPFCESLCTYCGCNKRITKNHGVEPIYLKAVLQEWDKYKALLPEKPVIREIHLGGGTPTFFSPEHLTRLIEALLDGAEVHPNHEFSFEGHPNNTTLEHLQALYNVGFRRVSYGVQDLSEKVQVAIHRIQPLANLVQATQQARAIGYTSINYDLIYGLPFQTLESIAQTFQEVIKLRPDRIAYYSYAHVPWKEKSQRAYSEEDLPKDSDKLALYQLGTQLLLEAGYEDVGMDHFAFPQEALCVAQKEERLHRNFMGYTTNQTQLMLGLGVSSISDLGMGYMQNVKTVEEYYALLVMGEWPQFKGYLLTELDAQMRRHILDIACHGKTTWLHTASQEFVKENIYPALHVLAQDGLIELNPFGLQLTALGKNFLRSVCAAFDLYLKAPAAGAPQKPMFSQAV; encoded by the coding sequence ATGGCCTCTGCTTCTCTGCTTAAAAAATACAACGTACCTGTACCAAGGTATACCAGCTATCCAACGGTTCCTTTCTGGGGCGACCAACTTCCAGCCACCCAAGACTGGCAAGAGGTGCTCTTGCAAACCTTCAAGGCCACCAATCAGCAGGAAGGCATTAGTCTGTACGTGCACCTGCCTTTCTGCGAGAGCCTGTGCACCTACTGTGGCTGTAACAAGCGCATCACCAAAAACCACGGCGTAGAGCCCATCTACCTGAAAGCCGTTTTGCAAGAGTGGGACAAGTACAAAGCACTGTTGCCAGAGAAACCGGTCATCCGGGAGATTCATTTAGGCGGAGGCACACCCACGTTCTTTAGCCCAGAGCATTTAACCCGCTTGATTGAAGCCCTACTAGACGGCGCCGAGGTGCATCCAAACCACGAGTTCAGCTTTGAGGGGCATCCCAACAACACTACCCTTGAGCATTTGCAGGCCTTGTACAACGTGGGCTTCAGGCGGGTGAGTTACGGTGTGCAGGACCTCTCAGAGAAAGTGCAAGTGGCCATTCATAGAATTCAGCCGTTGGCGAATCTGGTGCAAGCCACCCAGCAGGCGCGGGCCATTGGCTACACGTCTATCAACTATGACTTGATCTATGGTCTACCGTTCCAGACGCTGGAAAGCATTGCGCAGACGTTCCAGGAAGTGATTAAACTAAGACCAGACCGAATTGCCTACTATAGCTACGCCCACGTTCCCTGGAAAGAAAAGTCGCAGCGTGCTTACTCAGAAGAAGACCTGCCCAAAGACTCCGATAAACTGGCCCTCTATCAATTAGGAACTCAGCTTTTGTTAGAAGCTGGTTATGAGGATGTGGGCATGGACCATTTCGCGTTCCCACAGGAGGCCTTGTGCGTGGCTCAGAAAGAAGAGCGTCTGCATAGAAACTTCATGGGCTATACCACCAATCAGACCCAACTCATGCTAGGCTTGGGCGTGTCTTCCATCAGTGATTTGGGCATGGGCTACATGCAGAACGTGAAAACCGTGGAGGAATATTACGCCTTGCTAGTCATGGGCGAATGGCCGCAGTTCAAAGGCTACCTGCTCACAGAATTAGACGCCCAGATGCGCCGCCATATCCTGGACATTGCCTGCCACGGCAAAACGACTTGGCTGCATACGGCTTCGCAGGAGTTTGTGAAGGAAAACATTTACCCCGCTTTGCATGTCTTGGCGCAGGATGGACTCATAGAACTTAACCCATTTGGATTGCAGCTGACCGCCTTGGGGAAGAACTTTCTAAGGTCTGTTTGCGCTGCCTTTGACTTGTATTTGAAAGCACCCGCGGCTGGCGCGCCACAGAAACCCATGTTCAGTCAGGCCGTCTAG
- a CDS encoding CopD family protein: MSFLYLKSLHIIFVVTWFAGLFYIVRLFVYFAETAQKPEPEKSILQTQFALMQKRLWYGITWPSAILTVIMGLSLLHYYPQIPGWLWAKLGFVVGLLAYHLYCHRIFRQHQRGEIKQSSTQLRVWNEVATLFLVAIVFLVVMKSGLDATWGVVGFIGLSVVLMLAIMAYKKLRKA; this comes from the coding sequence ATGAGCTTTCTGTATTTAAAATCCCTTCATATCATCTTTGTAGTGACCTGGTTTGCCGGCCTGTTCTACATTGTGCGCCTGTTTGTGTACTTCGCAGAGACTGCCCAGAAACCAGAGCCCGAAAAATCCATCCTACAGACCCAGTTTGCCTTGATGCAAAAGCGGTTGTGGTACGGCATTACCTGGCCTTCGGCGATTTTGACGGTGATCATGGGATTGAGCTTGTTACATTACTATCCGCAGATACCGGGTTGGCTGTGGGCCAAATTGGGTTTTGTAGTTGGTCTGCTCGCCTATCATCTCTACTGTCACCGCATCTTCAGACAGCACCAGCGCGGCGAAATCAAGCAGTCCTCCACCCAACTAAGGGTCTGGAATGAAGTAGCCACTCTTTTTCTAGTAGCCATCGTCTTCTTGGTGGTGATGAAGAGTGGTTTGGATGCCACCTGGGGCGTGGTGGGGTTCATTGGCCTTTCAGTGGTACTCATGTTGGCCATCATGGCTTACAAAAAACTCCGGAAGGCGTAA
- a CDS encoding metallophosphoesterase, with protein sequence MPHLYRLCGWLLSLALLSSCDLIDYHPYAGNIDYKNLTQENLHKIKELEASYSAATPLRFAFTGDTQGYYSETEDMVADMNRRDIAFVLHAGDLTNYAFTDEFERMHKALAKLKVPYLTVVGNHDCLGEGKKLYQRMYGPFDYSFTFGPNKFIFLNTNFLEFDDKVPDVTWLEQELKNAPGTPNKFVISHMAPNNSEANPNKEQKYASLMRQYDVQISMHGHTHNYRLEDLYKDGIPYLTVDAAIKRSYMLVTVIGSTITLERIKF encoded by the coding sequence GTGCCCCACCTCTACCGGCTCTGCGGATGGTTGCTTTCTTTAGCCTTGCTCTCCTCTTGTGATTTAATAGACTACCACCCCTACGCTGGTAACATAGACTACAAAAACCTTACCCAAGAAAACCTTCATAAAATCAAGGAACTGGAAGCCTCATACTCGGCTGCTACGCCGTTGCGTTTTGCCTTTACCGGAGACACCCAGGGCTACTACTCAGAAACCGAGGACATGGTAGCGGACATGAACCGCCGCGACATCGCCTTTGTGCTGCACGCCGGCGACCTGACCAATTATGCCTTCACAGATGAGTTTGAGCGCATGCACAAGGCGCTAGCCAAGCTTAAGGTACCCTACCTGACGGTGGTGGGCAACCATGACTGCCTAGGCGAGGGCAAGAAACTCTATCAGCGTATGTATGGCCCATTTGATTACTCCTTCACCTTCGGGCCGAACAAGTTTATTTTCCTGAACACCAATTTCCTGGAGTTTGATGACAAGGTGCCAGACGTGACGTGGCTGGAGCAGGAACTGAAGAATGCCCCGGGCACGCCCAACAAATTCGTTATCTCGCACATGGCGCCTAACAACTCAGAGGCCAACCCCAACAAAGAGCAAAAATACGCCAGCCTCATGCGCCAATATGATGTGCAGATTTCCATGCACGGCCACACCCATAATTACCGCCTGGAAGACCTGTACAAGGACGGCATCCCGTACCTAACCGTAGACGCGGCCATTAAGCGCAGCTACATGCTAGTGACGGTAATAGGCAGCACTATAACCTTAGAGCGAATCAAATTCTAG